The Thermoflavifilum sp. genome contains a region encoding:
- a CDS encoding DoxX family protein has translation MSIACMALQFIISIVFLYAGTIKLLTPKAQLSDKGLKGFEGMPALLINLLALAEVIGAFLLIFLTVLQAGVWMIKFLVFCYTMLMIAASFHHLKRKEFGNLGLTFILFFVCLFILIFK, from the coding sequence ATGTCTATAGCATGTATGGCTCTCCAGTTCATCATTTCCATCGTGTTTTTGTATGCGGGTACTATCAAACTGCTTACCCCTAAAGCACAGTTATCTGATAAAGGCTTAAAAGGATTTGAAGGTATGCCAGCCCTGCTGATCAATTTGCTGGCATTAGCTGAGGTTATCGGAGCCTTTTTATTGATTTTTCTCACGGTCTTACAAGCGGGTGTCTGGATGATAAAATTTCTTGTTTTTTGCTACACCATGCTTATGATTGCCGCAAGTTTTCATCACCTGAAACGTAAAGAATTCGGGAATCTGGGACTAACTTTTATATTGTTTTTTGTGTGCTTATTTATCCTGATTTTTAAATGA
- the purE gene encoding 5-(carboxyamino)imidazole ribonucleotide mutase: MNKPLVSIIMGSDSDWEVMQQAAIPLQQFGIPYEADIVSAHRTPDKMFTYARTAHERGIRVIIAGAGGAAHLPGMVAAISPLPVIGVPVKTALSLDGWDAVLSILQMPAGVPVATVALNNARNAGILAAQILACHDAEMLRKIQEYKARLKQEVEEKSARLQAILNPGKQQH, translated from the coding sequence ATGAATAAGCCATTGGTCAGTATCATTATGGGTTCGGATTCCGACTGGGAGGTGATGCAGCAGGCGGCTATCCCGTTGCAACAATTTGGCATTCCTTATGAGGCTGATATTGTCTCGGCTCATCGTACACCCGATAAGATGTTTACCTATGCCCGTACGGCGCATGAAAGGGGCATTCGGGTGATTATTGCAGGAGCCGGTGGCGCCGCTCATTTACCCGGCATGGTGGCGGCCATCTCCCCGCTACCTGTGATTGGTGTGCCGGTAAAGACCGCCCTGTCGCTCGACGGCTGGGATGCGGTGCTTTCCATTCTTCAGATGCCGGCAGGCGTTCCGGTAGCTACTGTGGCGCTGAACAATGCGCGCAATGCGGGCATACTCGCCGCACAGATACTGGCCTGCCACGATGCAGAAATGCTACGCAAAATCCAGGAATACAAAGCCCGTTTGAAACAGGAGGTCGAGGAGAAGTCCGCCCGCCTGCAGGCCATCCTCAATCCAGGCAAACAGCAGCATTAA
- a CDS encoding arginase family protein, whose product MKKIMVIEAPSNLGLIEPFPGGEPGVKKLPAWLKKHGLYKCLHPYKIKKINPPPYTMMVDIESGVRNADSIVDFSGALSVAVQRASMQGYFTLVVGGDCSILIGCALALKKIGKFGLFFLDGHTDYMWPELSQTAGAAGMELAIVCGIGSDKLTNISDLKPYFEEKYVWCVGNRDDTDWYVHAIKNSGIHYVDLHNLRKAGINNCVTDFLQFVREEELVGFWVHVDVDVLNDNLMPAVDSRQPDGLLYEEFYEILHPLVTHEKAIGLNLTILDPDRDTCGVHTKTFINQFCSVLKSLHQ is encoded by the coding sequence ATGAAGAAGATAATGGTAATAGAAGCCCCCAGCAATCTTGGACTGATCGAACCATTCCCTGGTGGCGAGCCTGGTGTAAAGAAGCTGCCTGCATGGCTAAAGAAACATGGATTATATAAATGTTTGCATCCTTACAAGATTAAAAAAATAAACCCGCCTCCGTATACTATGATGGTTGACATTGAATCGGGTGTTAGAAATGCAGATTCCATTGTGGACTTTTCGGGAGCGTTATCCGTAGCAGTGCAGCGTGCCAGCATGCAAGGTTACTTCACGCTGGTTGTTGGTGGTGATTGTAGTATTCTAATAGGCTGTGCATTAGCATTGAAAAAGATTGGGAAATTCGGTTTATTCTTTCTGGATGGCCATACCGATTATATGTGGCCGGAATTGTCGCAAACTGCTGGAGCCGCAGGAATGGAACTTGCGATTGTTTGTGGAATAGGTAGTGATAAATTGACAAATATCTCGGATCTCAAACCCTATTTTGAAGAAAAATATGTATGGTGCGTTGGAAACAGAGATGATACCGATTGGTATGTCCATGCAATAAAAAATTCCGGCATTCACTATGTTGATCTGCATAATCTTAGAAAAGCGGGGATAAACAATTGTGTAACGGATTTTTTACAATTTGTTCGGGAGGAAGAATTAGTGGGCTTCTGGGTTCATGTGGATGTGGATGTTTTGAACGACAACTTAATGCCTGCAGTGGATAGTCGCCAGCCAGATGGATTGTTGTACGAAGAGTTTTATGAAATTCTGCACCCACTGGTTACACATGAGAAAGCTATAGGGCTGAATTTAACCATATTGGATCCCGATCGTGATACCTGTGGTGTGCACACGAAAACTTTTATCAATCAGTTTTGTTCAGTATTGAAATCCCTGCATCAGTAA
- a CDS encoding GNAT family N-acetyltransferase, whose translation MKILNSIPEDIPGILELYRLATDYQKLKFEVHWPVFETALIQQEITQGRQWKLIIDEQMACIWATSFSDPEIWIERNKDPAVYIHRIATHPAYRGRNLVNEIVKWARLYAVQYNKKFIRMDTVGNNSRLISYYQKCGFEFLGLFKLHATNRLPEHYHKAPVCLFQIEL comes from the coding sequence ATGAAAATTCTCAACAGCATACCGGAAGATATCCCTGGCATTCTTGAACTGTATCGCCTTGCAACGGACTATCAAAAGCTGAAGTTTGAAGTTCATTGGCCGGTTTTTGAAACAGCACTTATTCAACAGGAAATAACGCAAGGCCGCCAATGGAAATTAATCATAGATGAACAAATGGCATGTATCTGGGCGACCAGCTTTAGTGATCCTGAAATCTGGATAGAAAGAAACAAAGATCCAGCTGTTTATATTCATCGTATTGCAACGCATCCGGCCTACAGGGGGCGGAACCTGGTAAATGAAATAGTAAAATGGGCCAGACTATATGCTGTTCAATACAATAAGAAATTTATTCGCATGGATACGGTTGGCAACAACTCCAGACTGATTAGTTATTATCAAAAATGTGGATTTGAATTCTTAGGACTTTTCAAGCTTCATGCTACAAATAGGTTACCAGAACATTACCATAAGGCGCCGGTATGTTTATTCCAGATTGAATTATAG
- a CDS encoding CGNR zinc finger domain-containing protein: MGKWKFVGGSIAIDFVNTIGGRTEKSIDNYFIRDDQFNHCNDIVDWAEAIRLIGSTTARKIKAWISEHPEYAKKKFEHAKAFRETLYRMLRRSMKNMKMIATDMELLNKACAAARKNQRIVYRSGNFSWEFDVQEYNPDMIMHHVAIAAADLLTSEKLLQLKQCKGEDCGWLFIDTSKNRKRVWCDMKDCGNLAKVRRFRSKQKLN, encoded by the coding sequence ATGGGAAAATGGAAATTTGTCGGGGGGTCCATTGCAATTGACTTTGTAAATACGATTGGTGGCCGTACTGAAAAAAGCATAGACAATTATTTCATTCGTGATGATCAATTCAACCATTGCAACGATATTGTAGATTGGGCAGAAGCGATTAGACTCATAGGTTCGACGACGGCCAGGAAAATAAAAGCCTGGATATCAGAACATCCGGAATATGCAAAAAAGAAATTTGAGCATGCAAAGGCTTTTCGTGAAACCTTATACCGCATGCTCAGGCGATCAATGAAGAACATGAAAATGATTGCAACCGACATGGAATTGCTGAATAAAGCATGTGCAGCAGCACGGAAAAATCAAAGGATCGTTTATCGTTCAGGAAATTTCAGTTGGGAATTTGATGTACAAGAATACAATCCGGATATGATTATGCATCATGTAGCCATCGCAGCCGCAGATCTTTTGACATCCGAAAAATTATTGCAGCTAAAACAATGCAAAGGAGAGGACTGCGGCTGGCTTTTTATTGACACCAGCAAAAATCGGAAAAGGGTATGGTGCGATATGAAAGATTGTGGAAATCTGGCAAAGGTGCGGAGGTTTCGAAGCAAGCAGAAATTAAACTAA
- a CDS encoding 5-(carboxyamino)imidazole ribonucleotide synthase, with the protein MAFTPSQHILGITAGGQLGKMIAQAAITWDLPVVIMDPDPGCPARQLGVKFIQGDQRLEADIRKLGREITLLALEIEHVSVEGLYALQDEGIQIIPAPASLALIQDKGLQKSTLAEHHIPTLPFVLMDDARAITQAVQEGRLQLPFVQKTRRAGYDGRGVKQVNHISDLSDLLEGPSVVERLCDIEKEISLIVAGNALGEICVYPPVEMVFHPEAHLVEYLLCPARLSSAQIEEASQIAIRTYQAFRPGGLLAVEMFLDRQGRFWVNEVAPRPHNSGHHTIEACVTSQYEQQLRCLLGLPLGDPSLIKPAAMVNLLGEEGYTGTPRYEGFEQVLRLPEVYVHIYGKQQTRPFRKMGHVTLLGKDSEELEKKVEFVKQNLKVKA; encoded by the coding sequence ATGGCATTTACTCCTTCACAACATATCCTGGGCATTACGGCCGGCGGACAATTAGGTAAAATGATTGCTCAGGCTGCGATTACTTGGGATCTCCCTGTGGTCATTATGGACCCTGATCCGGGTTGCCCGGCTCGCCAGCTGGGTGTAAAATTCATCCAGGGTGACCAGCGCCTCGAAGCAGATATTCGCAAACTGGGTCGTGAAATCACGCTATTGGCCCTGGAAATCGAACATGTTTCCGTAGAAGGATTATATGCCCTGCAGGACGAAGGTATCCAGATTATACCCGCGCCTGCATCGCTTGCACTTATCCAGGACAAGGGCTTACAGAAGTCCACACTGGCTGAGCACCACATCCCCACCCTGCCTTTTGTGCTCATGGATGATGCACGCGCCATTACGCAGGCCGTTCAGGAGGGGCGGTTGCAATTGCCCTTCGTGCAGAAGACCAGGCGTGCAGGCTACGATGGAAGGGGCGTTAAGCAGGTAAATCACATATCGGATTTATCCGATTTACTGGAAGGCCCTTCGGTAGTCGAACGGCTCTGCGATATTGAGAAAGAAATCAGCTTGATTGTCGCCGGAAATGCGCTGGGTGAAATCTGTGTATATCCGCCGGTGGAAATGGTCTTCCATCCCGAAGCCCATCTCGTCGAATACTTGCTTTGCCCCGCACGTCTCAGTTCGGCTCAAATTGAAGAGGCCAGTCAAATAGCCATCCGTACATATCAGGCTTTTCGTCCGGGGGGCTTACTGGCGGTTGAAATGTTTCTCGACAGGCAGGGTAGGTTCTGGGTCAATGAGGTGGCACCGCGCCCGCACAACAGCGGGCATCATACCATCGAAGCCTGTGTAACCTCTCAGTATGAACAACAACTGCGTTGCCTGCTGGGCCTTCCGCTGGGCGACCCTTCCCTGATTAAACCCGCTGCTATGGTGAATCTTTTAGGTGAAGAAGGCTACACGGGTACGCCGCGTTATGAAGGATTTGAGCAGGTGTTGCGACTTCCCGAAGTATATGTGCACATTTACGGAAAACAACAAACACGACCCTTCCGGAAGATGGGGCATGTAACCCTTTTAGGAAAAGATAGTGAAGAACTCGAGAAAAAAGTGGAATTTGTGAAACAAAATCTGAAAGTAAAGGCATGA